The Tenuifilum thalassicum genome includes the window AAAATCCTGTTCCGATTGGTGCCCCGTGGTTTTGTCTGCCATGCGGCGCAACTCGCCATGCCGTAGGCATGGCTCAAACAGCACCGCTTCCTTAACCCTACGCAACGACCCGCCCACGACCCTTTGGCGGGACAGGCTTTTATGCCGTTTTCTTCTGTGCAGCCATGGTATACGTATTGATTACATATCCGTGTTAGCAATAGGAAGAGCGTACGCGTCCAAAAAAATGCGCGCTAACAAGTGGAAACTCAGGCGCAGCCTATAACAAATAGCCCGACGGCGGTGCAACCGCCGACGAACACGATTCGTTTATTGCTTTTTACAGCCTTGGCTCAACTGGGTAAACCGAAAATCCAAAGGTATCAAATCTTGAATCCATCTTTGCCGGACGCAGTTTTGAACCCGTTTTCGCCGGACGATTCTGAAATCTTGAATTTTTTTTTTGCTGTGACTGTTGAAGCCACTCTTCCTGAAGAATGTAATGAGATGAAAGGAAGTTAGAGGAATTTAAAAGAATGATTCGGAATGATACGGAAACACTCGGAATGAGTCGAAACATTTTATCGTTTAACGATTAACGTTTAACGATTAACGCCTATTATCCGTCTTCGCCAGCCACTGTTCTTTATCCTTAATCCTTTACCCTTTGCTCCTTATCCTTTTAGATGTCTCCCCTCCCCCCTCCAATTCCATACCCAACCAAATTCTATCTTTTTCGTAAAAGTTATAAGTTTGTAGAAAATTATTCGACATGGACTGGAAAGATAAGCTAAGCTTTGCCTACTCTACTAACCCAGATTTTAAACCAGAGGAAGAGGATAGCAATGAACCAGAAATTGTTCCCCCTTCAAGTCAGAAGCTGATAGTTGGCATTGAGCGTAAAAACCGTGGAGGTAAGGTTGTGACGATTGTAAAAGGATTTGTTGGCCCCAACGATGAGTTGAACAAGCTTGGCAAAACGCTTAAAACAAAATGCGGCGTTGGTGGTAGCACAAAAGATGGCGAAATCCTTATTCAAGGTGATCATAGACAAAAAGTGGCCTCTATTTTGCAAGATTTAGGCTACAAGGTTGTTATTTCCGGAAAATAATGAGATCGGTTAGGTACATACTTTTGTTAGCTAGTATCCTGCTTGTTCGGTTAGCAGCAGCCGATACGCTGACCATCATGCAATATAACCTGATGTATTACGACAAGGAGTATAGCGACTGCAATAGCACAAACAATAATGTGGATGCAAAGGATGGATACCTACGTACAATTTTAGAATACGTTCAACCCGATATTCTTACCGTTAACGAGGTTAACGACGCTGTAGCCAGCGTTGAACGCATCAAAACAAATACTCTGAACGTTAATGGTGTAACCAAGTACAAGCGCGCCAATTTTAGCGGCGATTTTCTGGTAAACATGATTTACTACAACTCCGAAAAGCTTGAGCTAAAATCGCAAGAAGCCATTTCGACCTACCCAAGAGAGACAAATGTTTACAAGCTCTACCTAATAACCCCCAACCTGGTTAATGGCGATACCATTTTCATCTATCATCTTGTTACCCATCTTAAAGCTGGCAGCTACGATTCCGATGCTCAAGCAAGAGCTACAGCTGCTACTAAGATTATGGACTACCTGGTTACCAATGGAATTAACAAAAATGTTATCCTTTCGGGCGATTTGAACCTTTATGGGGCCTCCGAAGCTGCTTTTGTAAAATTTACAACACCAGCTGGAACAAACAATTTCCGACTCTACGACCCTTTAAATATGGTAGGCGAATGGCACAACGATTACCAATACCGTTACATCCACACGCAGTCAACAAG containing:
- a CDS encoding translation initiation factor; the encoded protein is MDWKDKLSFAYSTNPDFKPEEEDSNEPEIVPPSSQKLIVGIERKNRGGKVVTIVKGFVGPNDELNKLGKTLKTKCGVGGSTKDGEILIQGDHRQKVASILQDLGYKVVISGK
- a CDS encoding T9SS type A sorting domain-containing protein, giving the protein MRSVRYILLLASILLVRLAAADTLTIMQYNLMYYDKEYSDCNSTNNNVDAKDGYLRTILEYVQPDILTVNEVNDAVASVERIKTNTLNVNGVTKYKRANFSGDFLVNMIYYNSEKLELKSQEAISTYPRETNVYKLYLITPNLVNGDTIFIYHLVTHLKAGSYDSDAQARATAATKIMDYLVTNGINKNVILSGDLNLYGASEAAFVKFTTPAGTNNFRLYDPLNMVGEWHNDYQYRYIHTQSTRTYADNGCFSTGGLDDRFDFILTSSDILSGTSGIKFHSYVTLGQDGNRYNSSVVSPSNTSVPSEVANALYNMSDHLPVIMKVTYTSENTSASTTEKTIPISYNNPVSDILRINVLDPNPIKSIYIYNILGNMVYSNSALENHTINIDFSQNPSGIYLATLQLADNRKRIIKIIK